One window of Methylococcus sp. EFPC2 genomic DNA carries:
- a CDS encoding DMT family protein, with protein sequence MEALIKLLEHPSVTIWKTLFLLGCSNIFMTFAWYAHLKELSHKPWIIAALVSWGVALFEYLLQVPANRIGYTVLSVGQLKIVQEVITLSVFVPFALFYMKEPMKLDYLWAGLCLLGAVFFMFREQLFK encoded by the coding sequence ATGGAGGCTTTGATCAAGCTGCTGGAGCATCCGTCGGTCACGATATGGAAGACCCTGTTCCTGCTGGGTTGCAGCAACATCTTCATGACCTTCGCCTGGTATGCCCATTTGAAGGAACTGAGCCATAAACCCTGGATAATTGCGGCGCTGGTGAGCTGGGGCGTGGCCTTGTTCGAATACCTGTTGCAGGTGCCGGCCAACCGCATCGGCTATACGGTCCTGAGCGTGGGGCAGCTCAAGATCGTGCAGGAGGTCATCACCCTGTCGGTCTTCGTGCCTTTCGCCCTGTTTTATATGAAGGAACCGATGAAGCTGGACTACCTCTGGGCGGGCCTGTGCCTTTTGGGCGCCGTATTTTTCATGTTTCGAGAACAACTATTCAAATGA
- a CDS encoding DUF3175 domain-containing protein has product MVAELPTRWSQQVTKTSNALDLEPGVFTLDDPRAIASSLKRSAEQSHRRKADPFRSAMSMLNFYINRAGSQLADKRRVCLEQAKDELRDLFGRPRRNRDVPPRVG; this is encoded by the coding sequence ATGGTTGCAGAGCTACCCACTCGGTGGTCCCAGCAGGTCACCAAAACCAGCAATGCCTTGGATCTCGAACCGGGGGTGTTCACCCTGGACGATCCCCGTGCGATCGCCTCTTCCCTCAAACGATCCGCCGAACAAAGCCATAGGCGCAAGGCCGATCCGTTCCGGTCCGCCATGTCCATGCTCAACTTTTATATCAACCGTGCGGGCAGCCAACTAGCCGATAAGCGCCGTGTCTGCCTGGAACAGGCGAAGGACGAGTTACGCGATCTGTTCGGCAGGCCGCGACGCAACCGGGATGTGCCGCCGCGCGTAGGCTAA
- a CDS encoding YbhB/YbcL family Raf kinase inhibitor-like protein, whose product MSFSLRSSAFEHQGEIPRRHTCQGLDASPPLSWSGAPPGTKSLVLIVDDPDAPDPAAPKMTWVHWVLYNLPPVATGLPEAVVVGDLPKGTREGLNDWKKTGYGGPCPPVGRHRYFHKLYALDLELPDLGHPTKSQLEKAMNGHVIAKTELVGTYRKEN is encoded by the coding sequence ATGAGCTTCAGCTTGCGATCCTCGGCCTTCGAACATCAGGGCGAAATTCCTCGCCGTCATACCTGCCAGGGGCTGGATGCCTCGCCTCCGCTGAGCTGGTCGGGGGCCCCCCCGGGTACCAAAAGCCTGGTGTTGATCGTGGATGACCCGGACGCCCCCGATCCGGCCGCGCCCAAGATGACCTGGGTGCATTGGGTCCTGTACAACCTCCCGCCCGTGGCCACCGGATTGCCGGAGGCCGTGGTGGTGGGTGATTTACCGAAAGGCACCCGGGAAGGTTTAAACGACTGGAAGAAAACCGGTTACGGTGGCCCTTGTCCGCCCGTCGGCCGGCACCGCTATTTCCATAAGCTTTATGCGCTGGACCTCGAACTGCCCGATTTGGGCCATCCGACCAAGAGCCAACTGGAAAAGGCGATGAATGGACATGTGATTGCCAAGACGGAACTGGTGGGCACTTATCGCAAGGAAAACTGA
- a CDS encoding transposase encodes MTNYRRHFVPGGSYFFTVVAADRPQGLLTKHMGLLRKSFKTVMEEKPFVIDAMVVLPDHLHCLWTLPPEDKDYSTRWKNIKALFSKGLQKTEARSESRISKGERGIWQRRYWEHAIRDDEDYARHVDYIHYNPIKHGYVEKLIDWPHSSFHRYVKAGIYTSDWAASSGIEDLDFE; translated from the coding sequence GTGACGAATTATCGGCGTCACTTCGTACCGGGAGGGAGTTATTTTTTTACCGTGGTAGCGGCCGACAGACCGCAAGGCTTGCTTACGAAACACATGGGATTATTGCGCAAATCCTTCAAAACGGTGATGGAAGAAAAACCGTTTGTGATCGACGCAATGGTGGTACTGCCTGACCATTTGCATTGCCTATGGACGTTGCCGCCCGAAGACAAAGATTACTCGACACGCTGGAAGAACATCAAAGCACTGTTTTCGAAGGGACTACAAAAAACGGAAGCCCGCTCTGAAAGCCGAATTTCCAAAGGTGAACGGGGTATTTGGCAGCGACGTTATTGGGAACATGCCATACGGGACGACGAGGATTATGCCCGGCATGTGGATTACATCCATTACAACCCGATCAAGCACGGATATGTCGAAAAACTAATCGATTGGCCTCATTCGTCCTTTCACCGCTACGTTAAGGCTGGAATTTATACCTCAGATTGGGCCGCGAGTTCGGGCATTGAAGACTTGGATTTCGAGTGA
- a CDS encoding nucleoside deaminase: protein MTMTDEFRNIGQQRLANIEPLSAGINAWKTWLQDYRLGGGHADNVYVWLACTLALESVAAGNFGVGCVLVDGQGALAVQGHNRVFTPHFRSDLHAEMVVMDEFEDAHPEPVGLEAYTLYTSLEPCPMCLVRLSTSGIGKVLYAAPDVEGGMVSRSSLLPPFWLDLAQRKTFGQAHCAQDLVHAANQIFLLNLDELVARVKAR, encoded by the coding sequence ATGACCATGACGGACGAGTTTCGCAACATCGGACAACAACGCCTGGCGAACATCGAGCCGCTAAGCGCAGGCATTAACGCTTGGAAAACCTGGTTGCAGGATTACCGACTCGGCGGCGGACATGCCGATAACGTTTACGTATGGCTTGCCTGTACCTTGGCGCTGGAGTCCGTTGCGGCCGGAAATTTCGGCGTGGGCTGCGTGTTGGTCGATGGCCAGGGAGCCTTGGCGGTTCAAGGGCACAATCGGGTATTCACGCCGCACTTCCGCAGCGATTTACACGCCGAGATGGTCGTCATGGATGAGTTCGAGGATGCCCATCCCGAGCCGGTCGGTTTGGAAGCTTATACCCTGTATACCTCGCTTGAACCCTGCCCCATGTGTTTGGTGCGATTGAGCACGTCCGGTATCGGCAAAGTACTGTACGCGGCGCCCGATGTGGAGGGTGGCATGGTAAGCCGCTCGAGTCTGCTGCCGCCTTTTTGGCTCGACTTGGCTCAGCGAAAAACCTTCGGTCAGGCCCACTGCGCGCAGGATCTGGTTCATGCCGCGAACCAGATCTTCCTGCTCAACCTGGACGAATTGGTCGCAAGAGTTAAGGCAAGGTGA
- a CDS encoding alpha/beta hydrolase codes for MATDLEGPSQPPLSCGKPKYIVVLLHDAGSNGDEVIGLAPEWAPILGKAEFLAPHAPWPVKSDDGGRQWLSPPQAGQTGDGYPAAAERLNTFIDAALARRKLTGDRLALVGFAQGAELALYAALRRERPLGAVVAIAGGLEPNRIGFDTPASKPPVLLVGAGLEPQAPESLEKMEQTLSEREIPVQKLENPGDYLGLDDNGIGLIADYLHRALVKADGDDHHH; via the coding sequence ATGGCAACCGATCTGGAAGGCCCGAGCCAGCCGCCGCTATCCTGCGGCAAACCCAAATATATCGTCGTCCTGCTGCACGACGCCGGCTCCAACGGCGACGAGGTCATCGGTCTGGCGCCCGAGTGGGCGCCCATCCTGGGCAAAGCGGAATTCCTCGCTCCGCATGCGCCCTGGCCGGTCAAATCGGACGATGGTGGACGGCAATGGCTATCGCCGCCCCAGGCAGGACAAACGGGCGACGGCTACCCGGCAGCCGCCGAGCGCCTGAACACCTTCATCGATGCGGCCCTCGCCAGACGCAAGCTGACCGGCGATCGACTGGCCCTGGTAGGGTTCGCCCAAGGCGCCGAACTCGCGCTCTACGCGGCATTGCGCCGCGAGCGGCCTTTAGGTGCCGTCGTCGCCATCGCAGGGGGGCTGGAGCCAAACAGGATCGGCTTCGATACCCCGGCCTCCAAGCCGCCCGTGTTGCTGGTCGGGGCCGGCCTGGAACCGCAAGCTCCGGAATCGCTGGAGAAAATGGAACAGACCCTGAGCGAACGGGAAATCCCCGTGCAGAAACTGGAAAATCCCGGCGATTATCTGGGCCTGGACGACAACGGGATCGGTCTGATCGCCGACTATCTGCATCGAGCCCTGGTCAAAGCTGACGGCGATGACCACCATCATTGA
- the cmoA gene encoding carboxy-S-adenosyl-L-methionine synthase CmoA yields MSGHDNIFNTETDAVADFAFNAQVAQVFDDMLGRSVPFYGEMQRMIAEMAAEYAVKGTRVYDLGCSTGTTLLNLGRAIEREVSFVGLDYSAEMLDKCREKLKQHGFDRPHELSCADLNNPLKIENASVVLMVLTLQFIRPIHRERLLREIYAGLQEGGCLILIEKVLGGSSLLNRQFIKFYYDFKRRNGYSELEIAQKREALENVLVPYSVDENRDLLLRQGFRHCDTFFKWYNFAGLVAVK; encoded by the coding sequence TTGAGCGGTCACGACAATATTTTCAACACGGAAACCGACGCCGTCGCCGACTTCGCATTCAATGCCCAGGTCGCCCAGGTATTCGACGACATGCTGGGGCGTTCCGTGCCTTTCTACGGCGAGATGCAAAGAATGATTGCCGAGATGGCCGCGGAATATGCCGTAAAGGGCACGCGGGTCTACGACCTGGGATGCTCCACCGGCACGACGCTGCTGAACCTGGGACGCGCGATCGAGCGGGAAGTATCATTCGTCGGCCTGGACTACTCGGCCGAGATGCTCGACAAATGCAGGGAAAAACTGAAGCAGCATGGGTTTGACAGGCCGCACGAGTTGTCCTGCGCGGACCTGAACAACCCGCTCAAGATCGAAAACGCCTCGGTCGTCCTGATGGTCTTGACCCTGCAATTTATCCGTCCGATACACCGCGAACGGCTGCTGCGGGAAATCTACGCCGGATTGCAGGAAGGCGGCTGCCTGATACTGATCGAGAAGGTACTGGGCGGCAGTTCGCTGCTAAACCGGCAATTCATTAAGTTCTATTACGACTTCAAACGCCGCAACGGCTATAGCGAACTGGAAATCGCGCAGAAACGCGAGGCGCTGGAAAACGTTCTGGTTCCCTACAGCGTGGACGAAAACCGCGACCTGCTCCTGCGCCAGGGTTTTCGGCATTGCGATACGTTTTTCAAGTGGTACAACTTCGCTGGCCTGGTGGCAGTCAAATGA
- a CDS encoding isoprenylcysteine carboxylmethyltransferase family protein, protein MMVALGNFLFRYRNSLFPVLFLFLFTGNAWPAFQDRDTQTFLLVAGILLGAAGQFWRGLTIGLAYIRRGGKNKQVYAEVLVQDGIFAHCRNPLYLGNLLMITGLGIASNSLPFVLVGLPLFYLAYAAIIAAEENFLRGKFGGEYATYCARVNRLIPKLTGLRRTLRSMDYHWDRLIAKEYQTIYFFGLGAFLLVAKHLYIADVYQTSRLALWLSILFPIVLTAAFLIARWLKKSRRLRVGQTG, encoded by the coding sequence ATGATGGTTGCGTTGGGAAACTTCCTCTTCCGCTACCGGAACTCGCTCTTTCCGGTCCTGTTTCTATTCCTCTTTACCGGCAATGCCTGGCCCGCTTTTCAGGATAGGGATACCCAGACCTTCCTGCTGGTCGCCGGCATACTGCTAGGCGCGGCCGGCCAATTCTGGCGAGGGCTGACGATAGGTTTGGCTTACATACGCCGCGGCGGCAAAAACAAGCAGGTTTATGCGGAAGTGCTGGTCCAGGATGGAATATTCGCGCACTGCCGCAACCCGCTTTATCTGGGGAATCTGCTGATGATCACCGGCCTGGGCATCGCGTCCAACTCCCTGCCCTTCGTGCTGGTCGGACTGCCATTGTTCTATTTGGCCTACGCCGCCATCATCGCGGCCGAAGAAAATTTTCTGCGGGGGAAATTCGGCGGGGAATACGCGACCTATTGCGCTCGCGTGAACCGCCTGATCCCTAAGCTGACCGGCCTGAGGCGGACCCTCCGCAGCATGGATTATCACTGGGATAGGCTGATCGCCAAGGAATACCAGACGATCTACTTCTTCGGCCTGGGTGCGTTCCTGCTCGTGGCGAAACACCTCTATATCGCAGACGTTTACCAGACCTCCCGCCTGGCTTTGTGGCTATCCATCCTGTTTCCCATCGTCCTGACGGCCGCCTTTCTGATTGCACGCTGGTTGAAGAAAAGCCGACGCCTGCGAGTCGGACAGACGGGCTAG
- a CDS encoding methyltransferase domain-containing protein, producing the protein MTAKASMYYLEPCKDYRDDTLRHGAEFSPEEIRVDTAKHYDDCYWDYRTAWFDNENLALHYGYWEEGIKTHSQALLNKNRIMADIAGIKAGDRVLDAGCGIGGSSIWLAKHRGAHATGITVSEQQAQHATRNAARHGVSDKTEFHAMDFLATTFPDASFDVVWAVESSCYAVDKRDFFREAYRVLKPGGTLIACDGYVTKREFDESEWQAIMDCLNGWAVPNLASAEEFQSGMEECGFREVHVTEATKETLPSARRMYLTALWTYPMQVVMHWLGLRKKAQTANFKVALAQWKIFNEGLARYYIFRAKKPV; encoded by the coding sequence ATGACAGCAAAAGCAAGCATGTATTACCTGGAACCCTGCAAAGACTATCGCGACGACACCCTGCGCCACGGCGCGGAATTCAGCCCGGAAGAAATCCGCGTCGATACCGCCAAGCATTACGACGATTGCTATTGGGACTACCGCACCGCCTGGTTCGACAACGAGAACCTGGCCCTGCATTACGGCTACTGGGAAGAAGGCATCAAGACCCACAGCCAGGCGCTGTTGAACAAGAACCGCATCATGGCCGATATCGCCGGCATCAAGGCGGGTGATCGCGTGCTGGACGCCGGCTGCGGCATAGGCGGAAGCTCCATCTGGCTGGCCAAACACCGCGGCGCGCACGCGACCGGCATCACCGTGAGCGAGCAGCAGGCACAGCACGCCACGCGCAACGCGGCACGGCACGGCGTTTCGGACAAGACCGAATTTCATGCCATGGACTTCCTCGCCACCACTTTCCCGGATGCGAGCTTCGACGTGGTCTGGGCGGTGGAAAGCTCCTGCTACGCGGTCGACAAGCGCGATTTTTTCCGCGAGGCCTATCGCGTATTGAAGCCGGGCGGCACCCTGATCGCCTGCGACGGCTATGTCACCAAGCGGGAATTCGACGAATCCGAATGGCAGGCCATCATGGATTGCCTCAATGGCTGGGCGGTGCCCAATCTGGCGTCGGCGGAGGAGTTCCAGTCCGGCATGGAGGAATGCGGTTTCCGCGAAGTGCATGTCACGGAAGCCACCAAGGAGACCCTGCCCTCGGCGCGGCGCATGTATCTGACCGCGCTGTGGACTTATCCCATGCAGGTCGTCATGCACTGGCTGGGCCTGCGCAAGAAGGCACAGACCGCCAACTTCAAGGTCGCCCTCGCCCAATGGAAGATCTTCAACGAAGGACTGGCGCGCTATTACATCTTCCGCGCGAAAAAGCCGGTTTGA
- a CDS encoding ribonucleotide-diphosphate reductase subunit beta, producing MGAKRIQVDDKKIINCRADLNQLVPFKYQWAWQKYLDACANHWMPQEINMNADIALWKSADGLTEDERTIIKRNLGFFSTADSLVANNLVLAVYRHITNPECRQYLLRQSFEEALHTHAYQYVVESLGLDEGEVFNMYRELPAVARKAEWALPFTQHLSNPYFQTGTPENDQKLLRELIAFYVIFEGIFFYVGFTQILSMGRRNKMTGTAEQFQYIMRDESMHMNFGIDVINQIKVENPHLWSESFKNEMIQMIREAVEIETQYAYDTMPRGILGLNAPMFKEYLEFIANRRCAQIGLPEQYSGVSNPFPWMSEVLDLKKEKNFFETRVTEYQTGGALSWD from the coding sequence ATGGGCGCCAAGCGCATCCAGGTGGACGACAAGAAGATCATCAACTGCCGCGCCGACCTCAACCAGTTGGTGCCCTTCAAGTACCAGTGGGCCTGGCAGAAATACCTGGACGCCTGCGCCAACCACTGGATGCCGCAGGAAATCAACATGAACGCCGACATCGCGCTGTGGAAGAGCGCCGACGGCCTCACCGAGGACGAGCGCACCATCATCAAACGCAACCTGGGTTTCTTCTCCACCGCCGACTCCCTGGTGGCGAACAACCTGGTGCTGGCCGTCTACCGCCACATCACCAACCCGGAATGCCGCCAGTATTTGCTGCGCCAGTCCTTCGAAGAAGCCCTGCACACCCACGCCTACCAATATGTGGTCGAATCACTGGGCCTGGACGAGGGCGAGGTGTTCAACATGTACCGCGAGCTGCCGGCCGTGGCGCGCAAGGCCGAATGGGCCCTGCCCTTCACCCAGCATCTGTCCAACCCCTATTTCCAGACCGGCACGCCGGAGAACGACCAGAAGCTGCTGCGCGAACTGATCGCCTTCTACGTGATCTTCGAGGGCATCTTCTTCTACGTCGGCTTCACCCAGATCCTGTCCATGGGCCGGCGCAACAAGATGACCGGCACCGCCGAGCAGTTCCAGTACATCATGCGCGACGAGTCCATGCACATGAACTTCGGCATCGACGTGATCAACCAGATCAAGGTCGAGAACCCGCATCTCTGGTCCGAGAGCTTCAAGAACGAAATGATCCAGATGATCCGCGAGGCCGTGGAGATCGAAACCCAGTATGCCTACGACACCATGCCGCGCGGCATCCTCGGCCTCAACGCACCCATGTTCAAGGAATACCTGGAATTCATCGCCAACCGCCGCTGCGCCCAAATCGGCCTGCCCGAGCAATACTCCGGTGTCAGCAATCCCTTCCCCTGGATGAGCGAAGTGCTGGATCTCAAGAAGGAAAAGAACTTCTTTGAAACCCGCGTGACCGAGTATCAAACCGGCGGGGCTTTGAGCTGGGATTGA
- a CDS encoding diguanylate cyclase — MNAQYPIKFTALLTAAVWTLLLLASLGWNIARYDHEVTEQVRLQAKSFIDKDLSFRSWAAAHGGVYVQPSAKSPPNPYLKNPGRDVVTTDGMALTLINPAYMMRQVLDDYSRRFGISGRITSLNPINPANVPSPWEADAMRRFQEGGEEFGERVEYRGKHEFRYIRALHIEQSCLSCHADQGYREGDIRGAISTSIDMAPYEASVWSFTQVMLASHGGIWLIGLLAIGGSARWQQRQASKAARAEAQALESERLYHDLKVQQAVDDADRENAARFNAVMVATLDSFVIVGRDGQIVEVNQVLCDLLGYTRKELLAMNVAEIEAKESPLGARQQIARIVERGRDKFEVLVLCKDGRKITVEVNACYQPIEGGRIYGFMRDITERKRLEQARELANEDLKVAMRILEAHQAELAQLNRMSATIQICRTRPEAWQALNLALPSLLEGMSGVLAIKKAGATHLEVVAQWGGVEPESVFAVHDCWAIRTGGPHWALTPNNAMLCKHFTRAPEGPYLCLPLFIQGELAGVLTILKRAGQLFSDQEKRLIATVAESLSLELSNLDMRLALHEQATHDGLTRLFNRRYLNETLPREIARAERGGTPLCAVMMDIDRFKTFNDAHGHEVGDIVLQQLADLLREKLRRGDIACRYGGEEFVVIMPDSSLDDTFRRIDDIRQQMQTTELRRDGQTWGWVSFSAGVAQLSEDLSDGGKLLKAADQALYQAKKNGRNQVVVYRAGGWRNGEQA; from the coding sequence ATGAACGCACAATACCCCATCAAATTCACCGCATTGTTGACGGCTGCCGTTTGGACGCTGCTGCTGCTGGCCTCGCTGGGTTGGAACATCGCCCGATATGACCATGAAGTGACCGAACAAGTCCGATTGCAGGCTAAATCCTTCATCGACAAGGACCTGAGCTTTCGTTCCTGGGCGGCCGCCCATGGCGGCGTTTACGTGCAGCCCTCGGCAAAGTCGCCGCCCAATCCTTACCTCAAAAATCCCGGTCGCGACGTGGTAACCACCGACGGCATGGCGCTGACCCTGATCAACCCGGCGTACATGATGCGCCAAGTGCTGGATGATTATTCCCGGCGCTTCGGTATTAGCGGCCGCATCACCAGCCTTAATCCCATCAATCCCGCCAATGTCCCGAGTCCATGGGAGGCGGACGCGATGAGGCGGTTCCAGGAAGGGGGGGAGGAGTTCGGCGAGCGCGTCGAATACCGGGGCAAGCATGAGTTTCGCTATATCCGTGCGTTACACATCGAGCAAAGCTGTCTGTCCTGTCATGCGGATCAGGGATACAGAGAAGGCGACATCCGTGGCGCGATCAGCACATCCATCGACATGGCGCCCTATGAAGCCAGTGTTTGGTCCTTTACACAGGTGATGTTGGCCAGCCACGGCGGAATTTGGCTGATTGGCCTGCTGGCCATCGGAGGGAGCGCCCGCTGGCAGCAGCGTCAGGCGAGCAAGGCCGCGCGCGCGGAGGCCCAGGCCCTGGAGAGCGAGCGTCTGTACCATGACTTAAAGGTTCAGCAAGCCGTGGACGATGCCGACCGTGAAAACGCCGCCCGTTTCAACGCGGTCATGGTCGCCACGCTGGATAGCTTTGTCATCGTCGGCCGGGACGGCCAGATCGTCGAGGTCAACCAGGTTTTATGCGACTTGCTGGGTTATACGCGCAAGGAGTTGCTGGCCATGAACGTCGCGGAGATCGAAGCGAAGGAGTCGCCGCTCGGTGCCCGCCAGCAGATTGCCCGCATCGTCGAGCGGGGGCGGGACAAGTTCGAGGTCTTGGTGCTTTGCAAGGATGGGAGAAAAATCACCGTCGAGGTGAACGCCTGTTACCAGCCCATCGAGGGCGGGCGAATTTACGGGTTCATGCGCGATATCACCGAGCGCAAGCGGCTTGAGCAGGCCAGGGAACTGGCCAACGAGGATTTGAAAGTCGCCATGCGGATACTGGAAGCCCACCAAGCGGAACTGGCGCAGCTCAACCGCATGAGCGCAACGATACAGATCTGCCGCACTCGCCCCGAGGCCTGGCAGGCGCTCAATCTGGCGCTTCCGAGTTTATTGGAGGGTATGTCCGGAGTGCTTGCGATCAAAAAGGCCGGCGCCACTCACCTCGAAGTCGTGGCGCAGTGGGGCGGAGTCGAGCCGGAAAGCGTTTTCGCCGTCCACGATTGCTGGGCGATACGCACCGGCGGCCCGCATTGGGCGTTGACACCGAACAACGCGATGTTGTGCAAGCATTTCACGCGGGCGCCCGAGGGCCCTTATCTTTGCCTTCCCCTTTTCATACAGGGAGAACTGGCGGGGGTATTGACGATACTCAAGCGGGCCGGCCAGCTATTTTCCGACCAGGAGAAACGGTTGATTGCTACCGTGGCCGAGTCGCTGAGTCTGGAGCTTTCCAACTTGGACATGCGCTTAGCCCTGCACGAGCAGGCGACGCATGACGGGCTGACCCGGCTCTTCAATCGCCGCTATTTGAACGAAACCCTCCCCAGGGAGATCGCGCGCGCTGAACGGGGAGGAACGCCCCTGTGCGCGGTCATGATGGACATCGATCGCTTCAAGACTTTCAACGATGCCCACGGTCACGAGGTGGGGGATATCGTGCTACAGCAATTGGCCGATTTGTTGCGCGAGAAACTGCGGCGCGGCGATATTGCCTGCCGTTATGGCGGCGAGGAGTTCGTGGTGATCATGCCGGACTCTTCCCTAGACGATACCTTCCGGCGCATCGACGACATCCGCCAACAAATGCAGACCACCGAGTTGCGCCGCGACGGCCAGACTTGGGGCTGGGTCAGCTTTTCAGCCGGGGTCGCGCAGTTGTCTGAGGATCTGAGCGATGGCGGCAAATTGCTGAAAGCGGCCGACCAGGCGCTGTACCAGGCCAAGAAAAACGGCCGCAATCAGGTGGTGGTTTATAGGGCGGGGGGCTGGCGGAACGGGGAGCAGGCCTAA
- a CDS encoding ribosomal protein L7/L12, with the protein MDLNNLGIPKDYALLLMGIVFGFLVGWIAARWRKPGLDAGASLESANAQELKLAVNGKTVSLDASTSAEVQTLIRGDKTIEAIKALREATGLGLAEAKAVADSLARMIKQAQR; encoded by the coding sequence ATGGACCTGAATAATCTCGGCATCCCCAAGGACTACGCCTTGCTGCTGATGGGCATCGTCTTCGGTTTCCTCGTCGGCTGGATCGCGGCACGCTGGCGCAAGCCCGGTCTGGATGCCGGAGCCTCGTTGGAAAGCGCAAATGCCCAGGAACTCAAACTCGCGGTGAACGGCAAGACCGTCAGCCTCGATGCATCGACCTCGGCCGAGGTTCAAACCTTGATCCGCGGCGACAAGACGATAGAAGCCATCAAGGCTCTGCGCGAGGCGACCGGGCTGGGCCTGGCCGAAGCCAAGGCGGTAGCCGACTCGCTGGCTCGCATGATCAAACAAGCCCAACGCTAG
- a CDS encoding toxin-antitoxin system HicB family antitoxin has protein sequence MFDPHRYAITIRQAEFDGQVLYEAKVRELPDIAEYAETHEEAYDLAVDAITTTAEALAAQGREMPVPYQPEEDYSGRITLRLPKSLHRRLAEKATEEAVSLNQYMLSVLAQNSGVQSPTNAPQK, from the coding sequence ATGTTTGACCCTCACCGGTACGCCATCACCATCCGCCAAGCTGAATTCGACGGCCAAGTGCTGTACGAAGCCAAGGTAAGGGAACTGCCGGATATCGCCGAATACGCCGAGACCCACGAAGAAGCCTACGACCTGGCCGTGGACGCCATTACCACCACCGCCGAAGCCCTGGCGGCACAGGGCCGCGAAATGCCGGTACCTTATCAGCCGGAGGAAGACTACAGCGGCCGCATCACCCTGCGCCTCCCGAAATCCCTGCACCGACGCCTCGCCGAAAAAGCGACCGAAGAAGCGGTTAGCTTGAATCAATACATGCTCAGCGTATTGGCGCAAAACAGCGGCGTTCAATCACCGACAAACGCGCCGCAAAAATGA
- a CDS encoding type II toxin-antitoxin system HicA family toxin, translating into MSARLLDDVLEALTRAGASMRCQTLGRHLETLGFVVRDGHRGGHKIYTHPGLPGFLSASYNCDHGKNPEIKRPYINQVVKVLRKYEPELRTFLEDRNHV; encoded by the coding sequence ATGAGTGCTAGACTGCTCGACGATGTGCTTGAGGCGCTGACTCGGGCAGGCGCTTCCATGCGTTGCCAGACCTTGGGTCGACACTTGGAAACGCTGGGATTCGTGGTTCGGGACGGCCATCGGGGTGGGCATAAAATCTACACCCACCCCGGCCTACCCGGATTTTTGTCTGCGTCCTACAACTGCGATCACGGTAAGAATCCGGAAATCAAGCGCCCGTACATCAACCAGGTCGTCAAAGTGCTGCGCAAGTACGAACCGGAGTTACGAACCTTCCTCGAGGACCGCAACCATGTTTGA
- a CDS encoding cytochrome b, producing the protein MTTESQHYTATAKWLHWIIAVLIIFLLILGFYMSGLPRGPDKTALVQLHKSVGIIVLTLATVRVGWRLRHKPPALPASMSWFLKKATHSIHWTLYLLMFLQPLSGWVMSSARGFPVSIAGIIPLPSLVEKDEALAEILKERHEFLGWALVLLIIGHVVAALKHHFVDKDDVLLRMAIRPNKHDT; encoded by the coding sequence ATGACCACCGAATCGCAACACTACACTGCTACCGCAAAATGGCTGCATTGGATCATTGCGGTATTGATCATATTCCTGTTGATACTTGGGTTCTATATGTCCGGCCTGCCGCGCGGGCCGGATAAAACCGCGCTGGTTCAGCTGCATAAATCGGTGGGCATTATCGTGTTGACTCTGGCAACCGTGCGAGTGGGTTGGCGTTTAAGGCATAAGCCCCCTGCCCTGCCGGCGAGTATGTCTTGGTTTCTTAAAAAGGCAACGCACAGCATCCACTGGACGCTTTATCTGCTGATGTTTCTCCAGCCTTTGAGCGGCTGGGTGATGAGTTCGGCGCGGGGATTTCCGGTTTCCATAGCCGGGATCATTCCGCTGCCCTCCTTGGTGGAAAAAGATGAAGCCTTGGCGGAGATACTCAAGGAGCGTCACGAATTTCTGGGCTGGGCCCTGGTTTTGCTGATCATTGGCCATGTAGTGGCGGCGCTCAAACACCACTTCGTCGACAAGGACGATGTGCTGCTCCGCATGGCTATCCGACCGAACAAACACGATACCTGA